The sequence GTTGACATGTGTAATTTCACATCAATAATTTcgatgaaaaattattaaaatcgaAAGATATAAGTTAAGACTGAAATTCGATAAcatagaaaaaaaatcgaaaaaagcAAATATGCATGACTAAAATGCAATGTTTCACCAATCTCATAACTAACTAATTTTGCATCATATTATAACCGAACGAGATGTCTTTATAACTACGATGTGTTATATATACACACAACAAACAGATAACAGTACTCATGAATTACGTTATACGCGTTGCATACACTCTATTACTGAGTGTTACACACGATGCATATGTTCGCGTTACACGCAATACACGTATTCTTTACACGCGATGCGTGTATGTTTACATACGGTACACGCGATACATGGGTTCGATAGACTAGACGGGTTGAAAAaacaacaataatttccgaGGGTTTCTTTTGgtattttgtttttgaaaaatgttAAAACATCAGCCCAATAGGCGGAGGCCACGAAGACAAGGAAGCTAAAACCGAAAGCATCCCAGATTCCCGCAATCGTTTCCATTTTCCCTTTTTCTTTCGATCTTTCTCCGAAGTTCGATCAGTGGAAAGCTCGATAATGGAGAATCACCAACAAGAATCATCTTCAGCCTCCGGCGCGGAGGAGCCGTGGACGCTTCCGCCGGGGCTGACCCAACAAGAGTTCCAAGATCTGAAGCCCGCCATCGACGAGTTACACAACTACCGAGTCAACTCGTTCCAGTGCTTCTCCCTGCTCGCCCAGCGCGTCCACGCGCCGCCGGAAACCGTCTGGTCCGTCGCCCGGCGCTTCGACAAGCCTCAAACTTACAAGCACTTCATCAAAAGCTGCACGGTGAGGGAGGGGTTCGCGATGGCTGTGGGAGACCTGCGGGAAGTGAGCGTGATATCGGGATTGCCCGCGGCCACGAGCACGGAGAGGCTGGATTTGCTGGACGAAGGGCGGCGCGTGACGGGGTTTAGCATCGTGGGCGGGGATCACAGGCTGAGGAATTACCGGTCGGTGACATCCGTTCATGGGATGGAGCGTGATGGGAAGATCTGGACCGTTGTTTTGGAATCGTACGTGGTGGATGTGCCGGAGGGGAACACGGAGGAGGACACCCGTCTCTTCGCCGATACGGTGGTGAAGTTGAATCTGCAGAAGCTGGCCTCTGTTTCTGAAGCCAAGGAAAGGTAATGGTGAGATGACgtcataaataaatatgtaatatttgggattttttttttttgtatttgaatTGTGGTTTTATAGTCCCATAGGAGATATATCCTTGCAGTGTCAACATCGTTTTGGTTTCTATAAAGTTAGGTGGGTGAAATATGTTCCATAGAATTAAAAACAATGATCTTCTGAAAATCTCGTGTATCTGTGTAAGAAAGGAAAAGTGTGAGAAAATTTCTTTCCAAGGTGTAGTCATTTTGATGCTTGAATTAACATTCGAGAAATATTATGTTTGAATTGTAGAACTATGCGTAAAAAATCTTAGTTTATGATGGTCCGGATGGATGAATTTGAGATAAAAAACtttcaaatccataaatttctaaatattttattatttgaataaaCATAATTCaagtaaatttcaaatttacGACCCTCCATGTGAAATGCGAATAATTTCAACTATAATTTCAACTAAGAATTCATGCTTTGTAAGTCAAAAGAATAGTGATGACCATTCAAATAATTTCAACTAAGAATTCATATTGTGTAAGTCAAAAGAATAATGATGACCATTTAAATGTGAAATTTCACATTGAAACTCGattcaaaataataattggAACATGACAGGCATTCAAATTAATGTCATACATTTTTTCTTGTTGCTTTGTGTTTGAAAATATGATCTTTTGGTTTAAATGTGCCTTTTTTAGTGGAaggaattttttgaaaaataaaaaattttatgttttcgtttctttttaaaaaaaaaaaaattcaaaaactatcATTCATTGAGAATTAGAAACAGTAGaatacaaaataaaagagttcaCCAATACACGTTGGTGCATCCAATCAAACAAAAACACTAGCATAAAAACGAAAGTGTCAAGCTAACACATGGACAATCTCATTAGCTTGTCTGCAAGCGAAGTGAACCGAAAGGCTCGGGTGGACATCGACCCACT comes from Henckelia pumila isolate YLH828 chromosome 4, ASM3356847v2, whole genome shotgun sequence and encodes:
- the LOC140864623 gene encoding abscisic acid receptor PYR1-like codes for the protein MENHQQESSSASGAEEPWTLPPGLTQQEFQDLKPAIDELHNYRVNSFQCFSLLAQRVHAPPETVWSVARRFDKPQTYKHFIKSCTVREGFAMAVGDLREVSVISGLPAATSTERLDLLDEGRRVTGFSIVGGDHRLRNYRSVTSVHGMERDGKIWTVVLESYVVDVPEGNTEEDTRLFADTVVKLNLQKLASVSEAKER